TCAAATGGCGGGTGACGTCGGAGAGCGGGACGTGGAGGGAGACGAAATCGGACTCCGCCAGCAGTTCGTCCATTTCTACCCGCCGGGCGCCGAGGGCTGATTCCAGCTCTGTGTTGGGCCGGCGACCGGTGTAGAGGACCTTCATCCGGAAGCCGGCGGACTTAAGCGCCATGTTCGTCCCGATCCGGCCGGCGCCGACGATCCCCAGTGTGCTTCCCGTGACGTCCGCACTGAGGAATTGCATGGGCCCCCAGCTTTTCCAGGCGCCGGTGCGGATGAACCGATCCGTCTCCGCCACCCGCCGCGCCGTGCTGAACAGCAGCGCCCAGGCCATATCCGCCGTCGCGTCGGTGAGGACGCCCGGGGTATTTGTGATCCGGATACCCCGGGTGCGGGCCGCTTCGAGGTCGATGTTGTTGTATCCGACGGCGTAGTTGGCGAAGACCTTACACGCCGGCCCCGCCGTGTCGAACACCTCGGCGTCGATCGTGTCCGTGAGCAGGCA
This DNA window, taken from Rhodothermales bacterium, encodes the following:
- a CDS encoding D-glycerate dehydrogenase, which translates into the protein MLVYVTRPIPQPGIDIIERAGFRVERNLEDRALTRAELHAAVRGRDGVLCLLTDTIDAEVFDTAGPACKVFANYAVGYNNIDLEAARTRGIRITNTPGVLTDATADMAWALLFSTARRVAETDRFIRTGAWKSWGPMQFLSADVTGSTLGIVGAGRIGTNMALKSAGFRMKVLYTGRRPNTELESALGARRVEMDELLAESDFVSLHVPLSDVTRHLIDAAALARMKPSAILINTSRGPVVDERALVEALQDHRIAGAGLDVYEDEPLLAPGLAELENVVLTPHISSATLTTRTRMATMAASNLVAVLRGEEPPNPVV